The Acinetobacter pittii genome contains a region encoding:
- a CDS encoding MotA/TolQ/ExbB proton channel family protein: MWELVRAGGWLMLPLILCSILTVAISIERFVRLRRSQVLPKALIDDSSLRTEDIVENIEQNVEVQNSALAHILKAGFDYREHGEQFARAQMEVAASQEISYLEKNINFLGTLSAVAPLLGLLGTVVGIIESFLVIDFGSAGSPSLMIPGISKALITTAVGMLIAIPALIAYRYFQRVVQDYVAELEQQSTLFHASLFYKRSSAVQEHRRVG, encoded by the coding sequence ATGTGGGAACTTGTGAGAGCGGGTGGATGGTTGATGCTGCCTTTAATTCTATGCTCAATTTTAACTGTTGCGATCAGCATTGAACGTTTTGTTCGGTTAAGACGTTCACAAGTTCTACCCAAAGCATTAATTGATGATAGTTCTTTAAGAACTGAAGATATTGTGGAAAATATAGAACAAAATGTAGAAGTCCAGAACAGCGCATTGGCCCACATTTTAAAAGCAGGTTTTGATTATCGTGAGCATGGTGAGCAATTTGCACGTGCGCAAATGGAAGTGGCAGCTTCTCAAGAAATTTCTTATTTAGAAAAAAATATTAATTTCTTAGGAACTTTGAGTGCGGTGGCACCTTTATTAGGGCTGCTTGGTACAGTAGTCGGGATTATTGAATCATTTCTTGTGATTGATTTTGGATCGGCTGGTAGCCCAAGTTTAATGATTCCAGGTATCTCTAAAGCGCTTATTACCACAGCTGTTGGAATGTTAATTGCGATTCCAGCTCTAATCGCATATCGCTATTTCCAAAGAGTGGTGCAAGATTATGTTGCGGAGTTAGAACAGCAATCTACACTCTTTCATGCATCGTTGTTTTACAAACGTTCTTCAGCTGTGCAAGAACATCGCCGTGTTGGTTGA
- the spoOJ gene encoding ParB/RepB/Spo0J family partition protein gives MSIKKRGLAKGRGLDALLGSIQKEKLQLEAQALDHGQLKQIDVNLLKRGEYQPRRFIHEHDLQELASSIEKHGVMQPIVIRPVDDEAHPYEIIAGERRWRAAQLAGLTEIPAIVRDLNDQVAIALALIENIQRQDLNPIDQAIALQRFHDEFGLSHQEIADTVGKARTTVSNLLRLLSLAEEIKDFMQQGQLDMGHARAILTLKGKDQLDIAKIVIEKGLSVRQTEQLVRDRSEPKQEKEKAPVAPDIEQLTQKLSERFGANVKIDHNQKGKGKLVIHYHTLDELDGILNICLPD, from the coding sequence ATGAGCATCAAAAAACGCGGATTGGCTAAAGGACGTGGTTTAGATGCATTACTTGGTTCAATTCAAAAAGAAAAATTACAACTTGAAGCACAGGCGCTTGACCACGGACAGTTAAAGCAAATTGATGTAAATTTATTAAAACGTGGTGAATATCAACCACGTCGTTTTATTCATGAGCATGATTTACAAGAGTTAGCTTCTTCTATTGAAAAACATGGGGTAATGCAACCTATTGTAATTCGTCCAGTTGATGATGAAGCGCACCCATATGAAATCATTGCGGGTGAGCGTCGCTGGCGTGCAGCACAACTTGCGGGTTTAACTGAAATTCCTGCAATTGTTCGTGATTTAAATGATCAGGTTGCTATCGCTTTAGCGCTCATTGAGAATATTCAACGCCAAGATTTAAATCCGATTGATCAAGCAATAGCTTTACAGCGTTTTCATGATGAATTCGGTTTGAGCCATCAAGAAATTGCTGACACAGTAGGGAAAGCACGTACTACAGTAAGTAATTTACTTCGTTTGTTGAGTTTGGCGGAAGAAATTAAAGATTTCATGCAACAAGGTCAGCTTGATATGGGACATGCTCGAGCTATCTTGACGTTAAAGGGTAAAGATCAATTAGACATTGCTAAAATTGTAATTGAAAAAGGATTATCTGTTCGTCAAACAGAGCAATTGGTGCGTGATAGAAGTGAGCCTAAGCAGGAGAAGGAAAAAGCACCTGTAGCACCAGATATTGAACAATTGACACAAAAATTATCAGAGCGTTTTGGCGCTAATGTGAAAATTGATCATAATCAAAAAGGTAAGGGTAAGCTTGTTATTCATTACCATACCTTAGATGAGTTAGATGGCATTTTAAATATTTGTTTGCCTGATTAA
- the soj gene encoding ParA family protein has protein sequence MAQIIAIANQKGGVGKTTTAVNLAASLAVLKKRVLLVDMDSQGNATMGSGIQKNDLLYSITDVLLGEVPIETAIQKAEVGYKVLGSNRELSGVELAIAEQEGREFILKNALNEIRNSFDFIIVDCAPSLSLITVNALAAVDSVIIPMQCEYYALEGLADLTQTIDRIQKALNPDLEIIGVLRTMYDARNALTRDVSAELEQYFGKKLYDTVVPRNVRLAEAPAHGLPVIYFEKSSKGAVAYLNLAAEMLKKSKVKKGSKV, from the coding sequence ATGGCTCAAATTATTGCGATTGCAAACCAAAAGGGTGGTGTTGGTAAAACAACGACTGCAGTAAATCTTGCAGCGTCTCTAGCTGTATTAAAGAAACGTGTATTACTTGTGGATATGGATTCACAAGGTAATGCTACGATGGGGTCCGGTATTCAAAAGAACGATCTTTTGTATTCCATTACGGATGTTCTACTTGGCGAAGTACCAATTGAAACAGCTATTCAAAAAGCAGAAGTCGGATATAAAGTTTTAGGTTCTAATCGTGAACTTTCTGGTGTTGAACTCGCTATTGCAGAGCAAGAGGGTCGTGAATTCATTCTAAAAAATGCTTTGAATGAAATTAGAAACTCATTTGATTTTATCATTGTGGATTGTGCGCCAAGCTTGAGCTTGATTACTGTTAATGCTTTGGCAGCTGTAGATAGTGTAATCATTCCAATGCAATGCGAGTATTATGCGCTAGAGGGTTTGGCTGATTTAACGCAGACTATTGATCGTATTCAAAAAGCATTAAATCCTGATTTAGAAATTATTGGTGTATTACGTACAATGTACGATGCACGAAATGCTTTAACACGTGATGTATCTGCGGAGCTAGAGCAGTATTTCGGTAAAAAACTTTATGATACCGTTGTTCCACGTAATGTCCGCTTAGCAGAAGCACCAGCGCATGGTTTACCTGTGATCTATTTTGAGAAAAGTTCTAAAGGTGCAGTTGCATACTTAAATCTTGCAGCTGAGATGTTAAAGAAAAGTAAAGTGAAGAAAGGAAGTAAAGTATGA
- the rsmG gene encoding 16S rRNA (guanine(527)-N(7))-methyltransferase RsmG: MHPFFQELQQGSQKLGLSLSDEALTLLLKYQDALVLWNKAYNLTAIRDPKEMLVKHLLDSLSILKDLPAGRLLDVGTGGGMPGMIIALCQPERSCVLLDSNGKKIRFLKQFIADLKLKNVMAVQTRVENQDTIDELGQFDVITSRAFASLTDFVDAAQPYLHQSSIIAAMKGVVPVEEIEQLKQDFSCKVIELNVPRLDEQRHLLLLQRI; the protein is encoded by the coding sequence ATGCATCCGTTTTTTCAAGAGTTACAACAGGGTAGTCAAAAATTAGGTTTATCGCTTAGCGATGAAGCTTTGACATTATTGTTGAAGTATCAAGATGCTTTGGTACTTTGGAACAAAGCTTATAATCTAACAGCGATTCGTGATCCGAAAGAAATGTTAGTGAAGCATTTGTTGGATAGTCTAAGTATTTTGAAAGATTTGCCAGCAGGTCGTTTGCTCGATGTGGGTACAGGTGGTGGTATGCCGGGCATGATCATTGCTTTATGTCAGCCGGAACGCTCATGTGTATTGCTTGATTCAAATGGTAAAAAAATTCGTTTTTTGAAACAGTTTATTGCTGATCTTAAGCTTAAAAACGTAATGGCCGTGCAAACACGCGTTGAAAATCAAGATACAATTGATGAGCTTGGTCAATTTGATGTGATTACAAGTCGCGCTTTTGCTTCTTTAACGGATTTTGTAGATGCAGCTCAGCCATATTTACATCAGAGCAGTATAATTGCAGCAATGAAAGGTGTTGTGCCAGTTGAGGAAATTGAGCAACTTAAGCAGGACTTTTCATGTAAAGTGATTGAGCTTAATGTACCAAGACTTGATGAACAACGTCATTTACTTTTACTTCAACGTATTTAA
- the murU gene encoding N-acetylmuramate alpha-1-phosphate uridylyltransferase MurU, whose amino-acid sequence MKAMILAAGLGNRMRPLTLYTPKPLLEVGGKPLIVWHIEKLKKIGVTEIVINSAWLADKLISSLGDGSQFGVDIRWTREDEGLETAGGIINALPLLGTDPFILVNGDVWTTMDFEALRHIKLNDDLAHLVLVDNPKQHPEGDFTLLDGRAFTFDQDVTGENLTFSGVSVIHPKLFDGLEAGKRPLAPLLKQAMHNQKISGEKLKGAWVDVGTPERLMELDLQIREGFYD is encoded by the coding sequence ATGAAAGCAATGATTCTTGCTGCTGGCTTGGGCAATCGTATGCGTCCACTTACGCTATATACACCAAAGCCTTTACTCGAGGTAGGCGGTAAGCCCCTAATTGTGTGGCATATTGAAAAACTTAAGAAAATTGGTGTGACTGAAATAGTCATCAATTCTGCATGGTTGGCAGATAAACTCATCAGTAGCTTAGGCGATGGTTCTCAATTCGGTGTTGATATCCGTTGGACACGAGAGGATGAAGGACTAGAAACAGCTGGTGGAATTATTAATGCTTTGCCACTGCTTGGAACAGATCCGTTTATTCTGGTGAATGGAGATGTATGGACCACAATGGATTTTGAAGCTCTCCGCCATATTAAGTTAAATGATGATTTAGCCCATCTTGTATTAGTTGATAACCCTAAACAGCATCCTGAAGGCGACTTTACATTATTGGATGGTCGCGCTTTTACATTTGATCAAGATGTGACGGGTGAGAACCTCACTTTTAGTGGTGTATCTGTTATCCATCCTAAGCTTTTTGATGGATTGGAAGCGGGTAAACGTCCTTTAGCCCCACTGTTGAAGCAAGCGATGCACAATCAAAAAATATCTGGTGAAAAGCTTAAAGGTGCATGGGTAGATGTGGGAACGCCTGAGCGTTTAATGGAGCTAGATTTGCAAATTCGTGAAGGCTTCTACGATTAA
- a CDS encoding aminoglycoside phosphotransferase family protein, with product MNTQREQLIYTWLTSVLENDQFKIAFLAGDASFRRYARIELQNKTYMLMDAPPEKEDCVPFVTIDEFFASHGVRVPQIIAKDLTQGFLLLEDFGDVLLSTLLTDETVDKYYEQSFKQLIHLQSIGGTNQFPAYSYEKLMSEMQLLTDWMLPSLSIQPTAEQKKMIDNAFDFLARTALAQPQVIVHRDFHSRNLMKITDEQELGVIDFQDAVIGADTYDLISITRDAYVQWNADRVYQWFKVFYDLLPASTKQNRSFDQFKRDADLMAIQRHIKILGIFVRLFERDGKSGYLKDLPRVMWYLLEESRGYAELEEFMAFINNIVMPKFIEKYGSYEVAA from the coding sequence ATGAATACACAACGTGAACAATTGATATATACATGGCTTACATCTGTTCTTGAAAATGATCAATTTAAGATCGCTTTTTTGGCAGGTGATGCAAGCTTCCGCCGTTATGCGCGTATCGAGTTACAAAATAAAACGTATATGCTCATGGATGCCCCTCCAGAAAAAGAAGACTGTGTTCCGTTTGTGACCATTGACGAGTTTTTTGCGAGCCATGGCGTACGTGTGCCTCAGATTATCGCAAAAGATCTGACTCAAGGTTTTCTGTTATTGGAAGACTTTGGTGATGTACTTTTATCGACATTATTAACTGATGAGACAGTTGATAAATACTACGAGCAAAGTTTTAAGCAGCTTATTCACTTGCAGTCTATTGGCGGGACCAATCAGTTCCCAGCTTATTCTTACGAAAAATTAATGTCGGAAATGCAGCTACTCACAGACTGGATGTTGCCATCGCTTTCTATTCAGCCGACTGCTGAACAGAAAAAAATGATTGATAATGCATTTGACTTCTTGGCTCGTACTGCATTAGCCCAACCGCAAGTTATTGTACATCGAGATTTTCATAGCCGTAATTTAATGAAAATTACCGATGAGCAAGAGTTAGGGGTAATCGACTTCCAAGATGCCGTTATTGGCGCTGATACATATGACCTAATTTCGATTACTCGTGATGCATATGTTCAATGGAACGCTGATCGTGTTTATCAATGGTTTAAAGTTTTTTATGACCTGTTGCCAGCGTCGACAAAACAAAACCGTAGTTTTGATCAATTTAAACGTGATGCAGATTTAATGGCGATCCAACGCCATATTAAAATTTTAGGCATTTTTGTTCGCTTGTTTGAACGTGATGGTAAGTCTGGTTATTTGAAGGATTTACCACGTGTCATGTGGTATTTACTCGAAGAAAGCCGTGGTTACGCTGAGCTTGAAGAGTTTATGGCATTTATAAATAACATCGTGATGCCTAAATTTATCGAGAAATATGGTAGCTATGAGGTAGCAGCATAA
- the ostA gene encoding LPS-assembly protein LptD, which produces MKHQFKFNPLATAIFTLLCGSIQSSYAESTDVVSNIDNNQLKASIKEAYPGQEFFQQYYVDKSAPEAQLRDNKYLSSAFCQGTWVTPINPETKALDADKATSVVTANYGHYNPAGDSVLEGDVVIDQEGRTVRADKVTIDKTQTFAHAQGRVQLAQGGLLSQSDEINYNLKTQTGNLDNSFYISEQQHAHGHAGKIERTSPNVMVLNDATYTTCPPGQKPGWKIQANKIELNQETGRGVTRGTKLYVKDVPVLAVPYFNFPIDDRRTTGILNPQFGFSNDGGVELSVPVYLNLAPNYDLTLTPRYLADRGAMLKGDFRYLTDGFGAGEMWGGILPSDKGYDDKDRKDFHFLHNWEINDQWSTNLEYNYASDKDYFSDLDSSPNSKTDLNLRRAWELNYQHGIPGLKAQLKVEDFQTLDPQVKDADKPYARLPQFLLNYVTGNPLGLQYEFNNDTAYFKKSINDDSAQESSGTRFYNQFATRYNYRTPAAFVIPEVSVRSIQTFYDKDTQLNNPGGSENKSVVVPQFTLDTGLNFERDGKYLQTLTPRAFYAYAPYKNQDGYPNFDSTTASVSYDQLFNPYRFYGHDRLEDNNFLSLGVSYSLFDTVGLERLRASVGQSYYFEDRRVTLKQGQDEFDTERNTGPVISLSSQLNQNFTIAANSAWMSNGDNAQRDFQVYYTGDKGNLYNLGYFYRKDIPGRQDTYDQVVASFIQPIKDNWRIMGHVQYDMDNDVARELLLGVNYESCCWGISVYGRSYYNDLDDPKTSDVSEKRAIMAEITLKGLGGLNNKLASLLENRVLGFNKINQSWTQR; this is translated from the coding sequence ATGAAGCATCAGTTTAAATTTAATCCTTTAGCGACAGCTATTTTTACGCTCTTATGTGGCTCCATACAATCAAGTTATGCTGAGTCAACTGATGTTGTCTCCAATATAGACAATAATCAACTTAAAGCGAGCATCAAGGAAGCTTACCCAGGCCAAGAATTTTTTCAGCAATACTATGTTGATAAATCTGCACCTGAAGCTCAGCTTCGTGACAATAAATATTTAAGCTCGGCATTTTGCCAAGGTACATGGGTTACACCGATTAACCCTGAGACAAAAGCTTTAGATGCCGATAAAGCGACTTCTGTCGTTACGGCTAACTACGGACATTACAATCCAGCGGGTGATTCTGTTTTAGAAGGTGACGTCGTTATTGATCAGGAAGGACGCACAGTTCGAGCTGACAAAGTAACGATTGATAAAACCCAAACCTTTGCACATGCACAAGGTCGAGTACAGTTAGCTCAAGGCGGGTTACTTTCACAGAGTGATGAAATTAATTACAACCTAAAAACCCAAACCGGGAATTTAGACAATAGTTTCTATATTTCTGAACAGCAACATGCCCATGGACACGCAGGAAAAATCGAAAGAACCTCACCAAATGTTATGGTTCTTAATGATGCCACCTATACGACTTGCCCACCAGGCCAAAAACCTGGTTGGAAAATCCAAGCCAATAAAATTGAGTTAAATCAGGAAACTGGACGCGGCGTAACTCGTGGAACAAAACTATATGTTAAGGACGTTCCTGTTCTAGCTGTTCCCTACTTTAACTTCCCAATTGACGACCGCCGTACTACCGGTATTCTCAATCCACAGTTTGGTTTCTCAAACGATGGCGGTGTTGAGCTTTCTGTTCCGGTCTATTTAAACCTTGCACCTAACTACGATCTGACACTTACTCCACGTTATTTAGCAGATCGTGGTGCAATGTTAAAAGGTGACTTCCGTTATTTAACCGATGGCTTTGGCGCTGGTGAAATGTGGGGTGGCATCTTGCCATCTGACAAAGGTTATGACGATAAAGATCGTAAAGATTTCCATTTTTTACATAATTGGGAAATTAACGATCAGTGGTCTACCAACCTTGAATATAACTATGCATCAGATAAAGATTATTTCTCTGACTTAGATAGTAGCCCTAACTCTAAAACCGATCTTAACTTACGTAGAGCATGGGAACTTAACTATCAACATGGTATTCCGGGTTTAAAAGCACAGCTTAAAGTCGAAGATTTCCAGACACTTGATCCTCAAGTTAAGGATGCAGACAAACCATATGCACGTTTGCCGCAATTCTTGTTGAATTACGTCACAGGTAATCCATTAGGCTTACAATACGAATTTAATAACGATACTGCATACTTTAAGAAATCAATTAATGATGACTCTGCTCAGGAAAGTAGTGGTACACGTTTCTATAACCAGTTTGCAACGCGCTATAACTACCGTACACCAGCAGCATTTGTGATCCCAGAAGTTTCTGTACGTTCTATTCAAACATTTTATGATAAAGACACTCAGTTAAATAACCCTGGCGGTTCTGAAAATAAATCAGTCGTTGTACCTCAGTTTACTTTAGATACCGGACTGAATTTTGAGCGTGATGGTAAGTACTTACAAACACTTACACCACGTGCTTTCTACGCCTATGCACCATACAAAAATCAGGATGGCTACCCTAACTTTGACTCAACCACTGCGTCAGTAAGTTATGATCAATTATTTAACCCTTACCGTTTCTATGGTCATGACCGCCTTGAAGACAACAACTTTTTATCATTAGGTGTAAGTTATAGCCTCTTCGATACAGTAGGTTTAGAGCGTTTACGCGCAAGTGTTGGTCAAAGTTATTATTTCGAAGATCGTCGTGTCACTTTAAAACAAGGTCAAGATGAATTTGACACCGAGCGTAACACTGGCCCTGTTATAAGCCTATCTAGCCAACTTAATCAAAACTTCACTATTGCTGCTAACTCAGCATGGATGTCGAATGGCGACAATGCTCAACGTGACTTCCAAGTTTACTATACAGGTGATAAAGGAAATCTATACAACTTAGGCTATTTCTATCGTAAAGATATTCCTGGTCGCCAAGATACCTATGATCAAGTTGTTGCATCGTTTATACAACCAATTAAAGACAATTGGCGTATTATGGGGCACGTACAATATGACATGGACAATGACGTTGCCCGCGAACTCTTACTAGGAGTTAACTATGAGTCATGTTGCTGGGGTATTTCTGTCTACGGTCGCTCGTACTATAACGATCTAGACGATCCGAAAACTTCAGATGTTAGTGAAAAGCGCGCGATCATGGCCGAAATTACACTAAAAGGTTTAGGTGGTTTAAACAATAAACTCGCGTCTTTACTTGAAAATCGCGTTTTAGGTTTTAACAAAATTAATCAATCTTGGACACAACGTTAA
- the surA gene encoding peptidylprolyl isomerase, translated as MKTKHLKQFFKATTLAALISSSMHSFAQPADEVVAIVDNSVILKSDLQQGMAEAAHELQAQKKEVPPQQYLQFQVLDQLILRQAQLEQVKKYGIKPDEKSLNEAVLKVASQSGSKSLEAFQQKLDAMAPGTYESLRSRIAEDLAISRLRQQQVMSRIKISDQDVENFLKSPQGQAALGNQAHVIHMRISGDNAQEVQSVAQEVRSKLAQSNDINALKKLSTANVKVEGADMGFRPLSDIPAELAARITPLQDGQTTDLVSVRDGVHVLKLIERKQNEQKALVPQFQTRHILIQPSEVVTLENAKQIIDNIYKRLKAGEDFATLAATYSNDTGSARDGGSLGWVTPGMMVPEFDKKMQEIPVGQISEPFQTQFGWHILQVTDKREKDMTHEYQERMARQILGERQFNTEIDSWLREVRANAYVEIKDPSLDKKNLQK; from the coding sequence ATGAAGACAAAGCATCTTAAACAGTTTTTTAAAGCAACTACACTTGCTGCCCTAATCTCTTCATCAATGCATAGTTTTGCCCAACCCGCTGATGAAGTTGTGGCAATTGTGGACAATAGCGTAATTTTAAAAAGCGATCTTCAACAAGGTATGGCTGAAGCAGCTCATGAACTGCAAGCACAAAAAAAAGAAGTGCCACCTCAGCAATATTTACAGTTTCAGGTATTGGATCAATTAATCTTGCGTCAAGCACAGCTTGAGCAAGTTAAAAAATATGGCATCAAACCTGATGAAAAGAGCTTAAATGAAGCTGTACTCAAAGTAGCTAGTCAATCTGGGTCTAAAAGTTTAGAAGCTTTCCAGCAAAAACTAGACGCTATGGCTCCAGGCACTTATGAAAGTTTACGTAGTCGAATCGCTGAAGATCTAGCGATTAGCCGTTTACGTCAACAACAAGTCATGTCTCGTATTAAAATCAGTGATCAAGATGTAGAAAACTTCTTAAAGTCACCTCAGGGACAAGCTGCGCTAGGTAATCAAGCACATGTAATTCATATGCGCATTTCTGGTGACAATGCACAGGAAGTTCAATCTGTAGCTCAAGAAGTGCGTTCAAAGCTTGCGCAAAGTAACGATATAAATGCATTGAAAAAACTTTCAACTGCAAATGTAAAAGTTGAAGGTGCTGACATGGGTTTTCGCCCACTGTCTGATATTCCTGCCGAACTCGCTGCTCGCATTACTCCTTTACAAGATGGTCAAACAACTGACTTAGTATCGGTACGTGATGGTGTACATGTTTTAAAGCTTATTGAACGTAAACAAAATGAGCAAAAAGCTTTAGTACCTCAATTTCAAACCCGCCACATTCTCATTCAACCATCTGAAGTGGTGACTCTTGAGAATGCCAAGCAAATTATTGATAACATCTACAAACGTTTAAAAGCTGGTGAGGATTTTGCAACATTAGCAGCAACCTATTCAAATGATACAGGTTCCGCTCGTGATGGCGGAAGTTTAGGCTGGGTAACACCTGGAATGATGGTGCCTGAATTTGATAAAAAAATGCAGGAGATTCCTGTAGGTCAGATTAGTGAACCATTCCAAACTCAATTTGGTTGGCATATCTTACAAGTGACAGACAAACGCGAAAAAGATATGACTCATGAATATCAAGAGCGTATGGCACGTCAGATTTTAGGTGAACGTCAATTTAATACCGAAATTGATAGTTGGTTACGTGAAGTACGTGCAAATGCATATGTAGAAATCAAAGATCCAAGTCTAGACAAAAAGAACTTACAAAAGTAA
- the fba gene encoding class II fructose-bisphosphate aldolase (catalyzes the reversible aldol condensation of dihydroxyacetonephosphate and glyceraldehyde 3-phosphate in the Calvin cycle, glycolysis, and/or gluconeogenesis) yields MALISMRQLLDHAAEHNYGVPAFNVNNLEQMRAIMLAADATNSPVIVQASAGARKYAGAPFLRHLILAAIEEWPHIPVVMHQDHGTSPDICQRSIQLGFSSVMMDGSLGTDGKTPTSYEYNVDVTRNVVALAHACGVSVEGEIGCLGSLETGMAGEEDGVGAEGVLDHSQLLTSVEEATQFVADTNVDALAIAVGTSHGAYKFTRPPTGDILAIDRIKEIHAALPNTHLVMHGSSSVPQEWLKVINEFGGDIKETYGVPVEQLVEAIKHGVRKINIDTDLRLASTGAIRQFMAENPAEFDPRKYFAKTVDSMKQICIDRYEAFGTAGNADKIRPISLEKMVDRYK; encoded by the coding sequence ATGGCACTCATTTCAATGCGCCAGCTCTTGGATCACGCTGCTGAACATAACTACGGCGTACCAGCATTTAACGTAAATAACTTAGAACAAATGCGTGCAATTATGCTTGCCGCGGATGCAACCAATTCACCTGTAATTGTTCAAGCATCAGCTGGAGCTCGCAAATATGCAGGCGCTCCATTCTTACGCCATCTTATTTTGGCTGCAATTGAAGAATGGCCACATATTCCAGTGGTAATGCATCAAGACCATGGAACAAGCCCTGATATCTGTCAGCGTTCAATTCAGCTTGGCTTTAGCTCAGTGATGATGGACGGTTCATTAGGTACAGATGGTAAAACACCTACATCGTACGAATACAACGTTGATGTAACTCGTAATGTTGTTGCTTTAGCACATGCATGTGGTGTTTCTGTCGAAGGTGAAATTGGCTGTTTAGGTAGCCTTGAAACTGGTATGGCTGGTGAAGAAGACGGTGTTGGTGCAGAAGGTGTACTTGATCACTCACAACTTCTTACTTCTGTTGAAGAAGCGACTCAGTTTGTTGCCGATACTAATGTAGATGCATTAGCGATTGCTGTAGGTACTTCACATGGTGCTTACAAATTCACTCGTCCACCTACAGGCGATATCTTGGCGATTGACCGTATTAAAGAAATTCATGCGGCATTACCAAATACTCATCTTGTTATGCATGGTTCAAGTTCTGTACCGCAAGAATGGTTGAAAGTAATCAATGAGTTCGGTGGCGATATTAAAGAGACTTATGGTGTACCTGTTGAACAGCTTGTAGAAGCAATTAAACATGGTGTTCGTAAGATCAATATCGATACAGACTTACGTTTAGCGTCTACTGGTGCAATTCGTCAGTTTATGGCTGAAAACCCTGCTGAGTTCGATCCACGTAAATACTTTGCTAAAACTGTAGATTCAATGAAGCAAATTTGTATTGATCGCTATGAAGCATTTGGTACAGCTGGAAATGCTGACAAGATTCGTCCAATTTCTTTAGAGAAAATGGTTGATCGTTATAAATAA